In Bacteroides coprosuis DSM 18011, the following are encoded in one genomic region:
- a CDS encoding 1-acyl-sn-glycerol-3-phosphate acyltransferase (COGs: COG0204 1-acyl-sn-glycerol-3-phosphate acyltransferase~InterPro IPR002123:IPR004552~KEGG: bth:BT_0243 putative 1-acyl-sn-glycerol-3-phosphate acyltransferase~PFAM: Phospholipid/glycerol acyltransferase~SMART: Phospholipid/glycerol acyltransferase~SPTR: Putative uncharacterized protein;~TIGRFAM: 1-acyl-sn-glycerol-3-phosphate acyltransferase~IMG reference gene:2504106521~PFAM: Acyltransferase~TIGRFAM: 1-acyl-sn-glycerol-3-phosphate acyltransferases): MRIIYICYVILIAIPLLLLATIITALTTTFGSVVGNAKYWGYIPGKYWAKFICSILLLPVKVTGRENLDKNRSYVFVANHQGAFDIFLIYGYIHRNFRWMMKKSLRHIPLVGKACESAGHIFVDRSGPKKIKRTIAEAGEILVHGVSLVVFPEGARTFTGHMGYFKRGAFQLASDLKLDIVPLTINGSFNVLPRTGLLPKWHRMSLTIHKPIPHQGQTPKDIKSALNEAYSIVESGLVEEYKGMVINEDQEVFD, encoded by the coding sequence ACAATTATTACAGCTTTAACTACTACTTTTGGCTCAGTAGTAGGCAACGCAAAGTATTGGGGCTATATTCCTGGGAAGTATTGGGCTAAATTTATATGTAGCATATTACTTCTTCCTGTAAAAGTGACAGGAAGAGAAAATCTAGATAAAAATAGATCATACGTCTTTGTAGCCAATCATCAAGGGGCATTCGATATATTTCTTATCTATGGCTACATTCATAGAAACTTTAGATGGATGATGAAAAAGAGTCTTCGCCATATTCCATTAGTAGGTAAAGCTTGTGAAAGTGCTGGACACATCTTTGTAGATCGTTCAGGACCTAAAAAGATAAAAAGAACCATCGCTGAAGCTGGAGAAATACTAGTACATGGAGTGTCTCTTGTTGTGTTCCCTGAAGGAGCACGTACATTTACTGGGCACATGGGATACTTTAAAAGAGGAGCTTTTCAACTTGCTAGCGATTTAAAGTTAGATATTGTACCTCTCACCATCAATGGGTCTTTTAATGTACTACCTAGGACAGGCTTACTCCCGAAATGGCATAGAATGTCACTCACCATACACAAACCCATCCCCCATCAAGGTCAAACGCCTAAAGATATTAAAAGCGCTCTAAACGAAGCTTATTCTATTGTGGAATCGGGACTAGTCGAGGAGTATAAGGGAATGGTGATAAACGAAGATCAAGAAGTTTTTGATTAA